From the genome of Cydia strobilella chromosome 21, ilCydStro3.1, whole genome shotgun sequence, one region includes:
- the LOC134751286 gene encoding uncharacterized protein LOC134751286, which yields FDNKESVEKALKLDRELRVNGFLVTVSKYRDEDEQKAHSANANKNKRQHPQQQNRNATANTNVSPNANPNPNRQNNYRPRGGAFNARGNFRGGRGRGGFPTRGFPARGGFGAHVNSYAIPGFMGGFMNDGQRPNKRPRL from the coding sequence tttgacaATAAGGAGTCCGTCGAGAAGGCCCTGAAGCTGGACCGCGAGCTGCGCGTCAACGGGTTCCTGGTGACCGTCTCGAAGTACCGCGACGAGGACGAGCAGAAGGCGCACTCCGCCAACGCCAACAAGAACAAGCGGCAGCACCCGCAGCAGCAGAACCGCAACGCAACCGCTAACACCAATGTCAGCCCCAACGCCAATCCGAACCCCAACCGCCAGAACAACTACCGGCCTCGCGGTGGCGCATTCAACGCGCGCGGCAACTTCAGAGGCGGTCGCGGCCGCGGCGGTTTCCCCACGCGCGGGTTCCCGGCTCGCGGCGGATTCGGCGCACACGTAAACAGCTACGCCATCCCCGGATTCATGGGCGGTTTCATGAACGACGGCCAGCGGCCGAACAAGCGGCCCCGGCTGTAA
- the LOC134750994 gene encoding ubiquitin-conjugating enzyme E2 T-like yields MNTMISSARTARLAREVKLFQTKPPWGVSCHPEKEDQCDVLLVKMLGPKGSPYENGSFKLTITIPEKYPFEPPIVKFITPVYHPNIDKGGRICMDMLKMPPKGAWLPTITLEYLLISIQALLANPNPDDPLMLDVANEYKYDVDKFMENARLHTDKYAVEL; encoded by the exons atgaatacAATGATATCGAGTGCACGCACTGCTAGACTGGCCCGAGAAGTAAAACTATTCCAAACAAAACCGCCATGGGGCGTGAGCTGCCACCCGGAGAAAGAAGATCAGTGTGATGTGTTACTGGTAAAAATGCTTGGACCCAAGGGTTCTCCGTACGAAAACGGCTCGTTCAAGCTCACTATAACCATTCCAGAGAAGTATCCATTCGAGCCGCCCATCGTCAAATTCATAACACCAGTCTACCATCCGAATATTGATAAAG GGGGCCGTATCTGCATGGATATGTTGAAAATGCCTCCCAAAGGAGCATGGCTGCCTACAATCACACTAGAATATCTACTCATATCTATACAGGCATTACTTGCTAACCCGAACCCTGATGACCCACTGATGCTGGATGTCGCTAATGAATATAAATATGATGTTGATAAATTTATGGAAAATGCAAGGTTACATACAGATAAATATGCAGTAGAGTTGTAA